A genomic region of Pseudomonas sp. MPC6 contains the following coding sequences:
- a CDS encoding DUF6396 domain-containing protein, with protein sequence MKKLWVILFLCFVVAACSEKEKDMPDASQVDFAYSRLEFKCVHEVKFLPPLKKDADLFYRYSLYLEKLKGKKDYDEIARYYRIAAAHDHYKAATNLQYILSVGQATSPDTSKETIDLAEHFIAMGIPGAYYDMAHYLELGYGVKKDVAASRAYFRRSADMGNPDAQYYIGKLLSYVPNGGDIMRAMYKCAMEQGHPLAGRDYASYSKVLGLYQESLEGYQYATRSGNANSARNLSKSFNGPIASDRLYYLSLQRDVERVERYHEIYNFLTRHEHLGAKVPDLESIVPFPPAVLPEWDGTFQWKRERDSAVPVIPSPELIEKLSAEKGLDPSTGLPLTVRKP encoded by the coding sequence ATGAAAAAATTATGGGTTATTTTATTTTTATGTTTTGTTGTGGCTGCGTGCTCAGAAAAGGAGAAAGATATGCCAGACGCATCACAGGTGGATTTTGCTTACTCGAGATTAGAATTTAAATGTGTGCACGAGGTGAAGTTTCTGCCTCCATTGAAAAAAGACGCAGATCTTTTCTATCGTTATTCTCTCTATTTGGAGAAACTAAAAGGTAAGAAGGACTACGACGAAATTGCGCGCTATTATCGCATCGCTGCTGCTCACGACCATTACAAAGCGGCGACTAATTTGCAATATATTCTGTCAGTTGGACAAGCCACTTCCCCAGATACCAGCAAGGAAACTATCGATTTGGCCGAACATTTTATTGCAATGGGAATTCCTGGTGCTTACTACGATATGGCACATTATCTAGAATTGGGTTATGGCGTGAAGAAGGACGTCGCTGCGTCCAGAGCGTATTTTCGCCGGTCTGCCGACATGGGGAATCCGGACGCCCAATACTACATTGGTAAACTGCTTTCGTATGTGCCCAATGGTGGCGATATCATGAGGGCGATGTACAAGTGTGCTATGGAGCAGGGCCATCCATTGGCGGGAAGAGATTACGCAAGTTATTCGAAGGTCTTAGGTCTTTATCAAGAGTCATTGGAAGGTTATCAGTATGCGACTCGTTCTGGAAATGCTAACAGTGCTAGAAACTTATCGAAGTCTTTTAATGGTCCAATCGCGTCCGATAGACTCTACTATTTATCTTTACAAAGAGACGTAGAGCGAGTGGAACGCTACCATGAAATATATAATTTTCTAACACGTCATGAACATCTTGGTGCAAAGGTCCCAGACCTTGAGAGCATCGTCCCATTCCCACCAGCCGTCCTCCCCGAATGGGATGGCACTTTCCAATGGAAACGTGAACGCGACTCTGCTGTTCCAGTCATTCCGTCTCCAGAGCTGATCGAAAAACTCAGCGCCGAGAAGGGGCTTGATCCCTCCACCGGATTACCCCTGACGGTTAGAAAACCCTAG
- a CDS encoding phospholipase D-like domain-containing protein → MATPSITTPIATRQTDSCQLNLPWFVECTEYPPVPATFEPLVNGERAFGAVYDAIMAAKSSVEIICWGFQPSMYFKRGDTSSLRIGDLLIKKANEGVQVRILCWYDSLRVAQTSENMTPGDNVTNWFGKYKQNRNDEQVEYDKLWYRQIRLAYTGAETGPIELGQRFFRMLMWGNDPSLGIRNIEFVTRDFGLLDRAEIAWRLAMNALDQERSTTNKVMGTVAMVAEPTHHQKMVLVDYEKPEIAVGFVMGHNTLDAYWDNDRHSHERHHAQFGRNGATPRQDISSRVTGPVLEFLNHNFCEAWHKETHVDLLTPRQPIAAQLHVRPGHGVPVMAQVLRTQSQEGKRDIEQLYLKSVNNMTQFIYIENQYFRWPPLAEKIKSVVQNLLDGGRDLETDGPLYLFVVTNSSQEAMGDGSVNTFRMLKQLGRPQLMPEVARAERRDDLLAELEQARQTERLASVNAGVFKKVRDVDRDVAAAHYYKTLLDDLAKARAQVALLEKEFPDKDSAGISSTDINGLKVHICTLVAPDSPPDNWMDVYVHSKLMIVDDVFTTLGSANINTRSMQVDSELNICIEDPAITRPLREHLFGVHTGEVGGGEELSEIYKKWKKIIEQNKARRGLGLQKETAQKLKSPVASLVEFMQESPARKNLD, encoded by the coding sequence ATGGCCACACCCTCAATCACCACCCCGATCGCCACCCGCCAGACCGACTCGTGCCAGCTCAATTTACCCTGGTTCGTGGAATGCACCGAGTACCCACCTGTTCCGGCCACCTTCGAGCCGCTGGTGAATGGCGAACGTGCGTTCGGCGCGGTGTATGACGCCATCATGGCGGCCAAAAGCAGCGTGGAAATCATCTGCTGGGGTTTTCAGCCGTCGATGTATTTCAAGCGGGGCGACACCAGCTCGTTGCGCATCGGTGATCTGCTGATCAAGAAAGCCAATGAAGGTGTCCAGGTCCGAATCCTGTGCTGGTACGACTCGCTGCGCGTCGCCCAGACTTCAGAGAACATGACCCCCGGCGACAACGTCACGAACTGGTTCGGCAAGTACAAGCAGAACCGCAACGACGAGCAAGTCGAATATGACAAGTTGTGGTATCGCCAGATCAGGCTTGCCTACACCGGGGCGGAGACCGGTCCGATCGAGCTGGGGCAACGTTTCTTTCGCATGCTGATGTGGGGCAATGATCCCTCCCTGGGCATCAGGAACATCGAATTCGTCACCCGCGACTTCGGCTTGCTGGACCGTGCAGAAATTGCCTGGCGGCTGGCGATGAACGCGTTGGATCAGGAGCGCAGCACCACCAACAAAGTCATGGGTACGGTGGCGATGGTTGCCGAGCCGACCCACCACCAGAAAATGGTCCTGGTGGATTATGAAAAACCGGAGATCGCCGTGGGGTTCGTGATGGGGCATAACACCCTGGATGCCTATTGGGACAATGACCGTCACAGTCACGAACGTCACCACGCACAGTTCGGCCGCAACGGCGCCACGCCCCGGCAGGACATTTCCAGTCGAGTCACCGGCCCGGTGCTGGAATTTCTGAACCACAACTTTTGCGAGGCCTGGCACAAAGAAACCCATGTCGACCTGCTGACCCCGCGTCAACCCATTGCCGCTCAACTGCACGTACGGCCAGGGCATGGCGTACCAGTCATGGCGCAGGTACTCCGGACCCAAAGCCAGGAAGGTAAGAGAGACATCGAGCAGCTCTACCTGAAGTCCGTCAACAACATGACCCAGTTCATCTACATCGAGAATCAGTATTTCCGCTGGCCACCGCTGGCGGAAAAGATCAAAAGCGTGGTGCAAAACCTCCTCGACGGTGGCCGCGACCTTGAGACGGACGGACCGCTTTACCTCTTTGTCGTGACCAATTCCTCTCAGGAAGCCATGGGCGATGGCTCGGTCAATACGTTCCGAATGTTGAAGCAGTTGGGGCGCCCACAACTGATGCCGGAAGTGGCCAGGGCCGAGCGGCGCGACGACCTGCTCGCCGAACTTGAGCAGGCCCGGCAAACCGAGCGGTTGGCCAGCGTGAATGCGGGGGTCTTCAAGAAAGTGCGGGATGTCGATCGCGATGTAGCGGCGGCTCACTACTACAAAACCTTATTGGACGATCTGGCCAAGGCACGCGCCCAAGTGGCGCTGTTGGAAAAGGAGTTTCCGGATAAGGACAGCGCGGGTATTTCCAGTACGGACATTAACGGCCTGAAGGTGCATATCTGTACCTTGGTTGCGCCGGACTCACCGCCGGACAACTGGATGGATGTCTATGTGCACAGCAAGTTGATGATTGTTGATGACGTCTTTACCACGCTGGGGTCGGCGAACATTAATACGCGCAGTATGCAGGTGGACAGTGAGTTGAATATTTGTATTGAGGATCCGGCGATTACACGGCCGTTGCGGGAGCATTTGTTTGGGGTGCATACCGGGGAGGTTGGGGGTGGGGAGGAGTTGTCAGAAATCTATAAGAAATGGAAGAAAATTATAGAGCAGAATAAAGCAAGGAGGGGGCTTGGTTTGCAGAAAGAAACTGCACAGAAACTAAAATCTCCTGTTGCTTCACTGGTTGAGTTTATGCAGGAAAGCCCGGCCAGAAAAAACTTGGATTAA
- a CDS encoding phospholipase D-like domain-containing protein, protein MNHNFCETWHKETHVDLLAPRQPIAALEQARQTERLASVNAGIFKKVRDVDRDVAAAHYYKTLLDDLAKARAQVVLLEKEFPDKDSAGISNTEINGLKVHICTLVAPDSPPDNWMDVYVHSKLMIVDDVFTTLGSANINTRSMQVDSELNICIEGPAITRPLREHLFGVHTGGSVIGGQMSTVYKSWEEILVENNSARMNSSTEDSSVSSSSPVASVVEFLQSSPVRKNLD, encoded by the coding sequence ATGAACCACAACTTTTGCGAGACCTGGCACAAAGAAACCCATGTCGACCTGCTAGCCCCTCGTCAACCCATCGCCGCGCTTGAGCAGGCGAGGCAAACCGAGCGGTTGGCCAGCGTCAATGCGGGGATCTTCAAGAAAGTGCGGGATGTCGATCGCGATGTAGCGGCGGCTCACTATTACAAAACCTTATTGGACGATCTGGCCAAGGCACGCGCCCAAGTGGTGCTGTTGGAAAAGGAGTTTCCGGATAAGGACAGCGCGGGTATTTCCAATACAGAAATTAATGGACTCAAGGTGCACATCTGTACCTTGGTTGCGCCGGACTCACCGCCGGACAACTGGATGGATGTCTATGTGCACAGCAAGTTGATGATTGTTGATGACGTCTTTACCACGCTGGGGTCGGCGAACATTAATACGCGCAGTATGCAGGTGGACAGTGAGTTGAATATTTGTATTGAGGGTCCGGCGATTACTCGGCCGTTGCGGGAGCATTTGTTTGGGGTGCATACGGGGGGTAGTGTCATTGGAGGTCAGATGTCAACAGTGTACAAAAGTTGGGAGGAAATTCTCGTGGAGAATAATAGTGCGCGCATGAATAGTTCGACGGAAGATTCTTCAGTGTCATCAAGTTCTCCTGTTGCATCGGTGGTTGAGTTTTTACAGTCCAGTCCTGTTAGGAAGAACTTGGATTGA
- a CDS encoding type VI secretion system Vgr family protein, with the protein MTAPYGQPLSQAERLLQLTTPQGQELFALRAHAQERLSQVPRYTVDVINQTPAFDPEQLIGQAVQLSIKLDDGTLSPRHGWVDSVRYLGSDGGLDDWQLVFAPWFSLLEYRVDCRIWQEVNLPDILAQVFQRYSQAHGAYRFDLSRDYPLLSYVTQFNESDAHFVQRWCEQEGLFWYVEHQVDSHCIVFTDSVLFLPTLNPPTLRFHTQQAAAQQDSITQWSPGTRLLNGVVQSSSNDYFCHARSQVAQALALPAASAPADLERYQYRGQYAWQNLDRGDWLSRVQIEQDESAARRIHGQGGVRQMQPGHGFELTQHPLYEMKTRKDRQFLIIAVEFFAQSNLPVGTQRINPPGSLRALFETGQGKSMLAAGGEGIYQNRFETQRLDMAYRSPFAHAKPANPGPQTAVVVTPSGREVFTDNLNRICVRFHWDRLVKDGELGSCWLRMMQASSGEGWGSVNVPRSGEEVVITFLDNDIDRPLVMGQVYGGHKPAWHSSGLMSGYKSQEIQGRGYNQWVMDDSTGQVRTQIHSSHGHSQLNLGYLIDQQGNQRGALRGAGFELRTDAYGALRAQQGLYLSTWPRNNAQGGQLDVQEARQQLTNAQERVKSLSEAARQHNALPMQGGVDSLEQLNADTQLNYGSAAKGMAGTTGQLRNAGDTEAAISNGGRGQTTGYRQPLLIASAPADIATATPQNTHLHSGKQLTLSTGEDINLASGKSLLASVAESISLFAQAAGAKLFAAKGNIEIQAQNDRIELTARDSVRITSTARTVEIAAQDEILLTSGGAYIRIKDGNIDIHAPGTVDVKGVKKTIGGPAQLNRDNPAWPTASISKTLTLLAGQSSAAGYQSWKGMPYTVFADGAQVGKGVMDASGRFAVEHHVTTSRYRIELANGVSYDVPVGGEYLGDPDNAERANQGFHRHESQPHPDISAQKERSRFRQAYTQLNSPKPEA; encoded by the coding sequence GTGACGGCCCCGTACGGCCAGCCGCTGAGCCAGGCCGAACGCTTGTTGCAACTGACGACGCCCCAAGGGCAAGAACTGTTCGCCCTGCGAGCCCATGCCCAAGAGCGACTGAGCCAGGTGCCTCGCTATACGGTCGATGTGATCAACCAGACCCCGGCTTTCGACCCGGAGCAACTCATTGGCCAGGCCGTCCAACTGAGCATCAAGCTCGACGACGGCACTTTGAGTCCCAGGCATGGCTGGGTGGACAGCGTGCGTTACCTGGGCAGCGATGGCGGTCTTGACGACTGGCAATTGGTCTTCGCGCCCTGGTTCAGCCTGCTGGAATACCGGGTGGATTGCCGGATCTGGCAGGAGGTGAATCTCCCGGACATCCTCGCCCAGGTGTTCCAACGCTACAGCCAGGCTCATGGTGCCTACCGCTTTGATTTGTCACGGGACTATCCGCTGCTGTCCTATGTCACCCAGTTCAACGAGAGCGACGCGCACTTCGTCCAGCGCTGGTGCGAGCAAGAAGGCCTGTTCTGGTATGTGGAACATCAAGTCGACAGCCACTGCATCGTGTTCACCGACAGTGTCCTGTTCTTGCCGACCCTGAACCCGCCAACCTTGAGATTTCACACCCAACAAGCCGCCGCCCAGCAAGACAGCATTACCCAATGGAGCCCCGGTACTCGCTTGCTCAATGGCGTAGTGCAATCCAGCAGCAACGACTATTTCTGTCATGCCCGATCACAAGTCGCACAAGCGCTGGCGTTGCCTGCCGCATCGGCGCCGGCGGATCTCGAACGTTATCAATACCGTGGGCAATATGCCTGGCAGAACCTCGACCGTGGCGACTGGCTCAGCCGTGTGCAGATCGAACAGGACGAATCCGCTGCCAGACGCATTCATGGCCAGGGTGGCGTACGCCAGATGCAACCAGGCCATGGCTTCGAGCTGACCCAACATCCGTTGTATGAAATGAAGACGCGCAAGGACCGCCAATTCCTGATCATCGCCGTCGAGTTCTTCGCCCAGAGCAACCTGCCAGTCGGCACGCAACGGATCAATCCACCCGGTAGCCTGAGAGCGCTTTTCGAGACGGGGCAAGGGAAGTCGATGCTGGCTGCGGGCGGTGAGGGTATTTATCAAAACCGATTCGAGACCCAGCGCCTGGACATGGCCTATCGCAGCCCGTTCGCTCATGCCAAGCCAGCCAATCCCGGGCCGCAGACCGCAGTGGTCGTGACCCCGAGCGGTCGCGAAGTTTTTACCGACAACCTCAATCGAATCTGCGTGCGTTTTCATTGGGATCGTCTGGTGAAGGACGGTGAGCTGGGCTCATGCTGGCTGCGCATGATGCAGGCCAGCAGTGGCGAAGGATGGGGCAGTGTGAACGTGCCACGCTCAGGGGAAGAGGTCGTGATCACTTTCCTGGATAATGACATCGACCGCCCCCTGGTGATGGGTCAGGTCTATGGCGGGCATAAGCCCGCCTGGCACTCGAGCGGTTTGATGAGTGGTTATAAAAGCCAGGAAATTCAGGGGCGGGGTTACAACCAGTGGGTCATGGACGATTCCACGGGCCAGGTCCGTACCCAGATCCACAGCAGTCACGGGCACAGCCAGTTGAACCTCGGCTATCTGATCGACCAGCAGGGCAATCAGCGTGGCGCCTTGCGTGGCGCCGGTTTTGAACTGCGCACCGATGCCTATGGCGCCTTGCGCGCACAGCAAGGGTTGTACCTCAGCACATGGCCGCGCAACAACGCGCAAGGCGGTCAGCTCGATGTTCAAGAAGCCCGGCAGCAACTGACGAACGCACAAGAGCGGGTCAAGTCATTGTCCGAGGCCGCTCGGCAGCACAATGCCTTGCCGATGCAAGGAGGCGTCGACAGCCTCGAACAACTGAACGCCGACACTCAGCTGAACTATGGCAGCGCAGCAAAAGGCATGGCCGGCACCACAGGGCAATTGCGCAATGCGGGCGACACCGAGGCGGCGATCAGCAACGGTGGCCGTGGCCAGACGACCGGTTACCGCCAACCGCTGCTGATCGCCTCGGCCCCGGCCGACATCGCCACCGCCACGCCGCAAAACACCCACCTGCATAGCGGCAAGCAATTGACCCTCTCGACAGGGGAGGACATCAACCTCGCCAGCGGCAAATCATTGCTGGCCAGCGTGGCTGAAAGTATCAGCCTGTTCGCCCAAGCCGCTGGCGCCAAATTGTTTGCGGCCAAAGGCAATATCGAAATCCAGGCCCAGAACGATCGCATCGAGCTCACCGCCAGGGACAGCGTGCGCATTACGTCCACCGCCCGGACCGTCGAGATTGCCGCGCAGGATGAGATCCTGCTCACCAGCGGTGGCGCCTACATCCGTATCAAAGACGGCAACATCGATATCCATGCGCCCGGCACCGTCGATGTCAAGGGCGTGAAAAAAACCATTGGTGGGCCGGCGCAACTCAACCGCGATAACCCGGCGTGGCCGACAGCCTCGATCAGCAAGACCCTCACGTTGCTGGCTGGGCAAAGCAGCGCCGCAGGTTATCAGTCGTGGAAGGGCATGCCGTACACGGTCTTCGCCGACGGTGCGCAGGTAGGCAAAGGCGTCATGGATGCCAGCGGCCGGTTCGCAGTCGAGCATCATGTCACCACCTCCCGCTACCGCATCGAACTCGCTAACGGCGTCAGCTACGACGTGCCGGTGGGCGGTGAGTACCTGGGTGATCCGGACAACGCCGAACGTGCCAATCAAGGCTTCCATCGACACGAAAGTCAGCCTCATCCGGACATCTCCGCGCAGAAAGAACGTAGCCGGTTTCGCCAGGCCTACACCCAACTGAACTCGCCGAAACCGGAGGCTTGA
- a CDS encoding chemotaxis protein CheW yields the protein MNDKASSAKGSEDPILQWVTFKLDNETYGINVMRVQEVLRYTEIAPVPGAPSYVLGIINLRGNVVTVIDTRQRFGLMNAEISDNTRIVIIEADKQVVGIMVDSVAEVVYLRQSEIETAPNVGNDESAKFIQGVCNKNNELLILVELDKMMSEEEWSDLENI from the coding sequence ATGAATGATAAGGCGTCGTCCGCAAAAGGTTCCGAAGATCCGATCCTGCAATGGGTCACCTTCAAGCTGGACAATGAAACCTACGGCATCAACGTGATGCGCGTTCAGGAAGTCCTGCGCTACACCGAAATCGCCCCGGTCCCGGGCGCGCCGAGCTACGTGCTGGGCATCATCAACCTGCGCGGCAACGTGGTTACCGTGATCGACACCCGTCAGCGCTTCGGCCTGATGAACGCCGAGATCAGCGACAACACCCGTATCGTCATCATCGAAGCCGACAAGCAAGTGGTCGGGATCATGGTCGACAGCGTGGCCGAAGTGGTTTACCTGCGTCAGTCGGAAATCGAAACCGCGCCGAACGTCGGTAACGACGAGTCCGCCAAGTTCATTCAAGGCGTGTGCAACAAGAACAACGAATTGCTGATCCTGGTCGAACTGGACAAGATGATGAGCGAAGAAGAATGGTCGGACCTGGAGAACATCTGA
- a CDS encoding DUF6396 domain-containing protein, which produces MKKAYILICLYLLISACSKKEEDMPDVSQLDFAYARLKFHCVHEEGSLPALNKDADNLYRYGVYLEKLKGKKNYDDIARYYRIAAANDHYKAATNLQLLLSTGQASSPHASKETIDLAEYFVEKGIPGAYYDMAHYLEVGYGVKQDVVASKACFRRAADMGSPEAQYYIGRLLSSVPNTADVMLAMYKCAMEQGHRSAGMYYASYLKVSGLYSESVKSYQTAIRNGSDTSANTLANAFEGPPASTRLYYLALERDLERVSRYNKISDFLTRHEHLGAKVPDLDKIVPLPPAVLPEWDGTFQWKRERDSAVPVIPSSELIEKLSAEKGLAPSTGLSLSDRKP; this is translated from the coding sequence ATGAAGAAAGCTTATATTTTGATTTGTCTGTATTTATTGATTTCGGCTTGTTCAAAAAAGGAAGAAGACATGCCTGATGTCTCGCAGCTAGACTTTGCTTACGCGCGGTTAAAATTTCACTGTGTACATGAGGAGGGCTCTTTACCTGCATTGAACAAGGATGCGGATAATCTCTACCGGTATGGTGTTTATCTGGAAAAACTCAAGGGGAAGAAAAATTATGACGATATTGCACGCTACTATCGAATCGCCGCTGCGAATGATCACTACAAAGCTGCCACTAATTTGCAACTCTTACTGTCGACAGGTCAAGCCAGTTCGCCTCATGCCAGTAAGGAAACTATCGATCTAGCAGAGTATTTTGTAGAAAAAGGAATTCCGGGCGCCTACTACGATATGGCGCATTACCTTGAGGTAGGTTATGGCGTTAAACAAGATGTTGTTGCTTCCAAAGCTTGCTTTAGAAGGGCTGCTGATATGGGCAGTCCTGAAGCTCAGTATTACATAGGCAGGCTTCTTTCTAGCGTTCCAAATACCGCAGATGTCATGCTTGCAATGTATAAGTGTGCGATGGAGCAAGGTCATCGGTCTGCGGGGATGTACTATGCGTCTTACTTAAAGGTTTCGGGTCTTTATAGTGAGTCCGTAAAAAGTTATCAGACTGCAATTCGAAATGGAAGCGACACAAGTGCAAATACTCTGGCGAACGCTTTCGAGGGGCCGCCCGCTTCTACGAGGCTCTATTACCTCGCACTTGAAAGAGATCTCGAACGAGTCAGCCGATATAACAAAATCAGTGATTTCCTGACGCGTCACGAACATCTAGGGGCTAAGGTTCCAGACTTGGATAAAATCGTCCCACTTCCACCAGCAGTCCTCCCCGAATGGGATGGCACTTTCCAATGGAAACGTGAACGCGACTCTGCTGTTCCAGTCATTCCGTCTTCCGAACTGATCGAAAAACTCAGCGCCGAGAAGGGGCTTGCTCCCTCCACCGGATTATCCCTGTCTGATAGAAAACCCTAG
- the rarD gene encoding EamA family transporter RarD — MSKGVVFAVSASFLFGVLYYFTSLLSPLNGQEIFGWRMLISLPFMTLFICLSGDWKWVPQIYRRVREKPRLIVGVLLTSALVAVQLWIFMWGPLNGHGLDVSLGYFLLPLTMVITGRIVYGERMSHLQKIAAVFAAIGVINELYRTGGFSWTTLVVALGYPLYFVLRRRLGTDNLGGLWLDMLLMIPAALWFVLSGEPLADIGAQRPALYWLVPLMGIVSAAAGYAYILASRLLPFSLFGLLSYAEPVLLVAVALLLGDSLKPGQWMTYLPIWLAVVVLIIEGLKHLNRMRRAIKFADQ, encoded by the coding sequence GTGTCTAAAGGTGTTGTTTTTGCGGTATCCGCATCATTTCTGTTTGGCGTTCTGTATTACTTTACGTCTCTTCTTTCCCCGCTGAACGGTCAGGAAATCTTCGGCTGGCGAATGCTCATTTCGCTGCCTTTCATGACCTTGTTCATCTGCCTGTCCGGCGACTGGAAATGGGTCCCGCAGATCTATCGGCGCGTGCGTGAAAAACCCAGGCTGATTGTCGGCGTGCTGCTCACCAGTGCGCTGGTCGCGGTGCAACTGTGGATCTTCATGTGGGGGCCGCTCAATGGCCATGGTCTGGACGTGTCGCTGGGCTACTTCCTGTTGCCGCTGACGATGGTGATCACCGGGCGCATCGTGTATGGCGAGCGCATGTCGCACCTGCAAAAAATCGCAGCGGTATTCGCCGCCATCGGTGTGATCAACGAGCTGTACCGCACCGGCGGATTTTCCTGGACCACGCTGGTCGTAGCGCTTGGCTATCCGCTGTACTTCGTATTGCGTCGGCGCCTCGGCACGGACAACCTGGGCGGGTTGTGGCTGGACATGCTGCTGATGATCCCGGCGGCGCTGTGGTTTGTGCTCAGCGGCGAGCCGTTGGCCGACATCGGCGCGCAACGGCCGGCGCTGTACTGGCTGGTTCCGCTCATGGGCATCGTCAGTGCGGCGGCTGGGTATGCTTATATCCTCGCCAGTCGGCTGCTGCCTTTCAGTCTGTTCGGGCTGCTCAGCTACGCCGAACCGGTGCTGCTGGTCGCCGTGGCGCTGTTGCTCGGTGACAGCCTGAAACCGGGGCAGTGGATGACCTACCTGCCGATCTGGCTGGCCGTGGTGGTATTGATCATCGAAGGGTTGAAGCACCTGAACCGAATGCGCCGCGCAATCAAGTTTGCCGATCAATAA
- a CDS encoding PAAR domain-containing protein, with the protein MQPIIVFNDPTSDGGRVVEGSPSTFINGLAIARVGDRVSCPHGECTIGSGDETLLDDDRAVARDGDLTACGARLVATQKDTGVL; encoded by the coding sequence ATGCAACCCATCATCGTTTTCAACGACCCGACCTCTGATGGGGGCCGGGTGGTTGAAGGATCCCCCTCTACTTTTATCAATGGTCTCGCGATTGCGCGAGTCGGCGATCGCGTGTCTTGCCCCCATGGGGAATGCACGATTGGCAGTGGCGACGAAACCCTGCTGGACGATGACAGGGCGGTCGCGCGTGACGGGGACCTGACTGCCTGCGGTGCGCGGTTGGTTGCTACGCAAAAGGACACCGGCGTTCTCTAA
- a CDS encoding sel1 repeat family protein, which translates to MKKLCFILLFFTSACSEKEEAMPDASQIDFAYSRLEFHCVHEDSSLPVLNKEADIFFRYSLYLEKLRGKKNYDEIARYYRIAAVHDHFKAATNLQYLLSTGQARSPDASTETIDLVEYYIALGIPGAYYDMAHYLEMGYGVKQDVAASRAYFRRAADMGSPDAQYYIAELLTSVPNAADVMLAMYKCAMDQGNKEAGRKHANYLKELERYHGSLQSYQIAIKNGDDMSAYSLAGAFKGPPASDDLYYLGLEKDTERVARYSSISDFLTRHEHLGAKVPDLDEIVPLPPAVLPEWDGTFQWKRERDSAVPVIPSPELIEKLSAEKGLDPSTGLPLTVRKP; encoded by the coding sequence ATGAAGAAACTATGTTTTATTTTATTGTTTTTTACCTCGGCCTGTTCAGAAAAGGAAGAAGCTATGCCTGATGCTTCGCAGATTGACTTCGCCTATTCGAGACTTGAATTTCATTGCGTGCATGAGGATAGTTCGCTACCTGTACTGAACAAGGAAGCAGATATTTTCTTTCGCTATAGCCTTTACTTGGAGAAGCTCAGAGGTAAGAAAAACTATGATGAGATCGCACGGTATTACCGTATAGCTGCGGTACATGATCACTTTAAAGCCGCAACCAACCTGCAATATTTACTGTCTACTGGACAGGCGCGGTCCCCTGACGCGAGCACGGAAACTATCGATTTGGTCGAATACTATATTGCCTTAGGAATTCCAGGGGCTTACTACGACATGGCGCATTATCTCGAAATGGGTTACGGTGTTAAACAAGACGTTGCTGCGTCCAGAGCCTATTTTCGAAGAGCTGCCGATATGGGCAGCCCGGACGCACAGTACTATATTGCTGAACTGTTAACCTCTGTGCCCAATGCCGCCGATGTGATGCTTGCGATGTACAAGTGCGCGATGGATCAGGGTAATAAAGAAGCTGGAAGGAAGCACGCGAATTACCTGAAGGAATTGGAGCGTTATCACGGATCTCTACAGAGCTATCAAATAGCAATTAAAAACGGCGATGATATGAGCGCTTATAGTCTGGCTGGTGCATTCAAAGGACCACCTGCTTCCGATGATTTGTACTACCTTGGTCTTGAAAAAGATACAGAGAGAGTGGCTCGGTATAGCAGTATTAGTGATTTCCTGACGCGTCACGAACATCTTGGGGCTAAGGTTCCAGACTTGGATGAAATCGTCCCACTTCCGCCCGCGGTCCTCCCCGAATGGGATGGCACTTTCCAATGGAAACGTGAACGCGACTCTGCTGTTCCAGTCATTCCGTCTCCAGAGCTGATCGAAAAACTCAGCGCCGAGAAGGGGCTTGATCCCTCCACCGGATTACCCCTGACGGTTAGAAAACCCTAG
- a CDS encoding DUF2802 domain-containing protein, with protein sequence MMLEVAVVVLFLLWAGTLAMFLAYVRAQKLVAAQQAGGDALRDQRIKDLAKRVDDYQNSNVRMGQDLQELRAVVGPLPDKLTQLEQRDPSSLSFAQAARLVGMGASVNELTQSCGLTQAEAELMSKLHKNS encoded by the coding sequence TTGATGCTTGAGGTGGCGGTCGTTGTCCTGTTCCTCTTGTGGGCAGGCACGCTGGCGATGTTCCTGGCCTACGTTCGCGCGCAAAAGCTGGTCGCCGCGCAACAGGCCGGGGGCGATGCGCTGCGCGATCAACGCATCAAGGACCTGGCCAAGCGCGTCGACGACTACCAGAACAGCAACGTGCGCATGGGGCAGGACCTGCAGGAATTGCGCGCGGTGGTCGGGCCGTTGCCGGACAAACTGACGCAGCTGGAACAGCGTGACCCATCGAGCCTGTCGTTCGCCCAGGCGGCGCGCCTGGTGGGCATGGGGGCGAGCGTCAATGAACTGACTCAGTCCTGCGGCTTGACCCAGGCCGAGGCGGAGTTGATGAGTAAGTTGCATAAAAACAGCTGA